In a genomic window of Enterobacter asburiae:
- a CDS encoding GPO family capsid scaffolding protein, with amino-acid sequence MAKTVSKWFRIGVEGDTCDGRVISGDDIQDMADTFDPRVYGCRINLEHIRGLMPDSLFKRYGDVTELKAEIISDGSALDGKKALYGKIQPLDELVSMVKAGQKVYTSMEIRPNFANSGKCYLVGLAVTDDPASLGTEYLEFCSRAAQNPLAGKKDQPDDVFSVASLAELEFEDVPDTMLNSLTDMVKAIFSRKQVSDDARFADVHEAVTTITEQVQTNFSATDQRITELETAFAQLKQNVTSKAEESAQAFNALKSSLDNTESQSQPRRELSKGGTGDELLTNC; translated from the coding sequence ATGGCAAAGACAGTTTCTAAATGGTTTCGCATCGGCGTCGAGGGTGACACCTGCGATGGCCGCGTCATCAGCGGCGATGATATTCAGGATATGGCCGACACGTTCGACCCGCGCGTCTACGGCTGCCGCATTAACCTCGAACATATCCGGGGTCTGATGCCTGACAGTCTGTTTAAACGCTATGGCGATGTGACCGAGCTTAAGGCGGAGATTATCAGCGATGGCTCTGCGCTCGATGGCAAAAAAGCGCTGTACGGCAAAATCCAGCCGCTCGACGAGCTGGTCAGCATGGTTAAGGCAGGGCAGAAGGTTTACACCTCCATGGAGATCCGCCCGAACTTTGCCAACAGTGGCAAGTGTTATCTCGTTGGTCTGGCCGTCACCGATGACCCGGCAAGCCTCGGCACGGAATACCTCGAATTCTGCAGCCGCGCCGCGCAGAACCCGCTCGCCGGTAAAAAAGACCAGCCGGATGACGTTTTCTCTGTGGCCTCACTGGCTGAGCTGGAGTTTGAAGACGTCCCCGACACCATGCTCAACAGCCTTACCGATATGGTTAAGGCCATTTTCAGCCGGAAGCAGGTCAGCGATGACGCCCGTTTCGCTGATGTGCATGAGGCTGTGACCACCATCACCGAGCAGGTGCAAACCAATTTCAGCGCCACCGACCAGCGCATCACCGAGCTGGAGACCGCTTTTGCGCAGCTTAAGCAGAACGTGACCAGCAAGGCGGAAGAAAGCGCGCAGGCGTTTAACGCCCTCAAAAGCTCCCTCGATAACACCGAAAGCCAGAGCCAGCCGCGCCGCGAACTTTCAAAAGGCGGTACGGGCGACGAGCTGCTGACCAACTGCTGA
- a CDS encoding terminase ATPase subunit family protein produces MTISTDLSLLNDPRRQARLLYWQGFAVPQICEMLQLKRPTVQSWKQRDGWEETAPINRVESTLEARLIQLYAKPDLTAHDFKVADFLSRQMERLARVNRYGQTGNEVDLNPNIASRNKGDRKKPKRNYFSEEAIEKLEEIFFDQSFDYQLRWHKAGLEHRIRHILKSRQIGATFYFARESLLRALKTGQNQIFLSASKTQAYVFRKYIIAFARLVDVDLSGDPIVIGNNGAELIFLGTNSNTAQSHNGDLYVDEIFWIPNFQKLRKVASGMASQSHLRTTYFSTPSTLAHGAYPFWSGELFNRGRSNRDERVDIDISHQALAGGVLCGDGQWRQIVTIEDALAGGCTLFNLDQLKQENSADDFRNLFMCEFVDDKASVFPFEELQRCMVDAMEEWEDFEPFADRPFNWRPVWIGYDPSHTGDSAGCAVLAPPLVAGGKFRILERHQWKGMDFAAQAEAIRALTEKYTVDYIGIDATGIGQGVYQLVRSFFPAARAIRYTPEMKTAMVLKAKDTIRRGCLEYDAGATDITQSFMAIRKTMTSSGRSATYEASRSEEASHADIAWATMHALLNEPLSAGSGMQSSSILDIN; encoded by the coding sequence ATGACCATTTCAACTGACCTTTCTCTGTTAAATGACCCGCGACGACAGGCGCGGCTGTTGTACTGGCAGGGGTTCGCCGTGCCGCAAATCTGCGAGATGCTGCAGCTCAAGCGCCCGACCGTGCAGAGCTGGAAACAGCGCGATGGATGGGAAGAAACCGCGCCGATTAACCGCGTGGAATCGACGTTAGAGGCTCGGCTTATTCAGCTCTATGCAAAGCCAGACCTGACCGCGCATGACTTCAAAGTCGCTGATTTTCTGTCGCGCCAGATGGAGCGGCTCGCGCGCGTGAACCGCTACGGCCAGACCGGAAACGAGGTGGATTTAAATCCCAATATCGCCAGCCGTAACAAAGGGGATCGCAAAAAGCCGAAACGAAACTATTTCAGCGAGGAGGCCATAGAAAAACTGGAAGAGATTTTCTTCGATCAGTCGTTTGACTATCAGCTCCGCTGGCATAAAGCGGGGTTAGAGCACCGTATCCGCCACATCCTGAAATCCCGCCAGATTGGCGCGACGTTCTACTTTGCGCGCGAGTCACTTCTGCGCGCGCTTAAGACCGGGCAAAACCAGATATTTTTGTCTGCCAGTAAAACGCAGGCTTACGTGTTCCGTAAGTACATCATCGCCTTTGCCCGTCTGGTTGACGTCGACCTGTCAGGCGACCCGATCGTCATCGGCAACAATGGCGCTGAGCTGATTTTTCTCGGGACCAATTCCAACACCGCACAGAGCCACAACGGCGACCTGTATGTTGATGAAATTTTCTGGATACCCAATTTCCAGAAGCTGCGCAAAGTCGCCTCGGGCATGGCCTCGCAGTCACACCTGCGCACTACCTATTTTTCGACCCCGTCGACGCTGGCGCACGGCGCTTACCCGTTCTGGTCAGGCGAGCTGTTTAACCGTGGCCGCAGCAACCGCGACGAACGTGTCGACATTGATATCAGTCATCAGGCGCTCGCCGGTGGCGTGCTGTGCGGTGATGGACAGTGGCGGCAGATTGTCACCATTGAGGACGCGCTTGCCGGTGGCTGTACCCTGTTTAACCTCGACCAGCTTAAGCAGGAAAACAGCGCGGATGACTTCCGTAACCTGTTTATGTGCGAGTTCGTCGACGATAAGGCATCGGTATTCCCGTTCGAGGAGTTGCAGCGTTGCATGGTCGATGCGATGGAGGAATGGGAGGACTTCGAGCCGTTCGCCGACCGTCCGTTTAACTGGCGTCCGGTCTGGATTGGCTATGACCCTTCACACACCGGCGACAGCGCAGGCTGTGCGGTGCTGGCTCCGCCGCTGGTTGCCGGTGGCAAGTTCCGCATTCTTGAGCGTCACCAGTGGAAAGGCATGGATTTTGCCGCGCAGGCCGAGGCCATCCGGGCGCTGACCGAAAAATACACCGTCGACTATATCGGTATCGATGCGACCGGCATCGGCCAGGGTGTTTACCAGCTCGTGCGCTCATTCTTCCCGGCGGCGCGCGCCATCCGCTACACGCCGGAAATGAAAACCGCAATGGTGCTGAAAGCGAAAGACACCATCAGGCGCGGGTGTCTGGAATATGACGCCGGTGCGACCGACATCACTCAGTCATTTATGGCTATCCGCAAAACCATGACCAGCAGCGGCCGCAGCGCGACCTATGAAGCCAGCCGCAGCGAGGAAGCCAGCCACGCGGATATCGCGTGGGCGACCATGCACGCCCTGTTAAACGAGCCGCTTTCCGCCGGTAGCGGTATGCAATCAAGTTCAATTCTGGATATTAACTAA
- a CDS encoding phage portal protein — protein sequence MKKRQKKQPKQTSMTASAPQKMEAFTFGEPSPVLDRRDILDYVECINNGKWYEPPVNFSGLAKSLRAAVHHSSPIYVKRNILTSTFIPHPLLSRQNFSRLVLDYLVFANGYLEKRMSVTGQLFKLETSPAKYTRRGVEDGVYWYVSSFTNPHQFAPGSVFHLLEPDINQELYGMPEYLSALNSAWLNESATLFRRKYYQNGAHAGYIMYVTDAAQSSTDVEALRSAMRDSKGLGNFKNLFFYAPNGKPDGIKIVPLSEVATKDDFFNIKKVSAADLLDAHRVPFQLMGGKPENIGSMGDIEKVARVFVRNELTPLQERFKEINDWLGMEVIRFKDYNIETE from the coding sequence ATGAAAAAACGCCAAAAGAAACAGCCAAAACAGACCAGCATGACCGCCAGCGCGCCGCAGAAAATGGAGGCGTTCACTTTTGGTGAGCCGTCACCCGTGCTGGATCGCCGCGACATCCTCGACTATGTCGAGTGCATCAACAACGGTAAATGGTACGAGCCGCCGGTCAACTTCTCGGGACTGGCAAAAAGCCTGCGCGCCGCCGTACACCACAGCTCCCCGATTTACGTAAAGCGCAACATTCTGACCAGCACCTTTATCCCGCACCCGTTGCTGTCCCGTCAGAACTTCAGCCGCCTTGTGCTCGATTATCTGGTCTTCGCCAACGGCTATCTCGAGAAGCGCATGAGCGTGACCGGCCAGCTTTTTAAACTGGAAACCTCCCCTGCCAAATACACCCGCCGTGGCGTCGAAGATGGCGTTTACTGGTACGTGTCGAGCTTTACCAATCCGCACCAGTTCGCCCCCGGTTCGGTGTTTCACCTGCTTGAGCCTGATATCAATCAGGAGCTCTACGGGATGCCGGAATACCTTAGCGCGCTCAATTCCGCCTGGCTGAATGAATCCGCCACGCTGTTTCGTCGCAAGTATTACCAGAACGGCGCGCACGCGGGTTACATCATGTACGTGACCGACGCGGCGCAAAGCAGCACCGACGTCGAGGCGCTGCGCTCCGCGATGCGCGACTCGAAAGGGCTCGGGAATTTTAAAAACCTGTTTTTCTACGCCCCGAACGGGAAACCGGACGGCATTAAGATCGTGCCGCTGAGTGAAGTCGCCACGAAGGATGATTTTTTTAACATCAAGAAGGTGAGCGCCGCTGACCTGCTCGATGCGCACCGCGTGCCGTTCCAGCTCATGGGCGGCAAGCCTGAAAATATCGGCTCGATGGGCGATATCGAGAAGGTGGCGCGGGTATTTGTGCGTAACGAGCTGACGCCGCTGCAGGAGCGTTTCAAAGAGATAAACGACTGGCTCGGAATGGAGGTGATCCGCTTTAAGGATTACAACATCGAGACCGAGTAA
- a CDS encoding DUF3850 domain-containing protein, giving the protein MSKIHELKIAPVHFNAVREESKRAEFRLNDRDYQCGDILRLMEWEPERGYTGESVSVRVTDVTDLKEWTENYVMLSIEVLKAPVSKLFEVIGWKELSKRGLVFRINHEILHPLGLAVSFDSLNDTSPGALVAPDGVWEFSEDSILLAKNKGWIK; this is encoded by the coding sequence ATGAGTAAAATTCACGAGTTAAAAATTGCGCCTGTCCATTTTAACGCTGTGCGGGAGGAGTCAAAGCGCGCTGAGTTTCGGCTTAATGACCGGGACTATCAATGCGGCGATATCCTCCGGTTGATGGAATGGGAGCCCGAGCGCGGGTATACCGGCGAAAGTGTATCGGTGAGGGTCACGGATGTTACGGATTTAAAGGAGTGGACTGAAAATTATGTGATGCTGAGTATTGAGGTTTTGAAAGCGCCGGTATCAAAATTGTTTGAGGTGATTGGCTGGAAAGAGTTAAGCAAGCGAGGTCTTGTATTCAGAATTAACCATGAAATTTTGCATCCTTTGGGGCTGGCCGTTTCATTTGACTCTCTAAACGATACCTCACCCGGTGCGTTAGTTGCACCCGATGGCGTATGGGAATTTTCGGAAGATTCAATTTTACTGGCTAAGAATAAAGGGTGGATAAAATGA
- a CDS encoding replication endonuclease: MAAENRGRVAPSPPPPLPKSTGENFVGAYPWNKSREAIGRDRPLTRAELRQVQGVLNRIDRLPFFLQTLFTSRYNFIRHTKSPLGGLYFLKNTFERKLLPRLERVNELSGINESVSPGFLSERDVYARLPDMSDKELKKFASRIASQLWSKYEELSDEWAEAFGGKESLFTDEAQAHIYGQVAGVARAFNITPMYWKKYRKGQMTIRMAFSAISRLIKDEWWVNQLKAQRMRWREALLIAAGEVNKDRSPYASKIAIRDVHARRLANLEYLKSCELENKVTGERIDLISKVMGSISNPEIRRMELMNTIAGIERYAASAGDVGMFITLTTPSKYHPTRQVGKGESKTVQLNHGWNETAFTPKDGQRYLCRIWSLMRTAFKDNDLEVYGMRVVEPHHDGTPHWHMMLFCKPGQRKAINEIMRRYALKEDGHEKGAAKQRFESRHLNQGGAAGYIAKYIAKNIDGYALDGQLDHDTGKPLKDTAAAVTAWASTWRIPQFKPIGLPTMGAYRELRKLPRGVSIASEFDDRVEAARAAADEGEFDLYIIAQGGANIKRDAQAVRVARKVTDEVNEYEEDIERVVGIYAPHLGAHRVHVTRTAEWRIVPKVLAVEPLTLKSGSAAPRSPVNNCGKLTGGGDPVMTPTPSEQAAAVLNLIERGVIGWNEPDVVKVLNGALKAGAPRKNRQQRSNAPLKTSEQAPSARMTKPERDRVAKIRFDLAQEGITPERWELDALARGATVIYGDKKFKYAAADEWPGFSMSEE, encoded by the coding sequence ATGGCCGCTGAGAACCGGGGGCGCGTTGCCCCCTCACCACCACCCCCACTACCAAAAAGCACCGGTGAGAATTTCGTCGGTGCTTATCCGTGGAACAAATCCCGCGAGGCCATAGGCCGCGACAGACCCCTTACACGTGCCGAACTCCGTCAGGTGCAAGGTGTTTTAAACCGGATTGACCGCCTGCCGTTTTTCCTGCAAACGCTTTTTACCTCGCGTTATAACTTCATCCGCCACACAAAGAGCCCTTTGGGTGGGCTGTATTTCCTCAAAAACACGTTTGAGCGCAAGCTGCTGCCGCGTCTTGAGCGGGTTAACGAGCTGAGCGGAATAAATGAATCCGTCTCGCCCGGCTTTCTGTCAGAGCGTGATGTATATGCCCGTTTGCCGGATATGAGCGACAAAGAGCTCAAAAAATTTGCTTCCCGTATTGCCTCGCAGCTCTGGAGCAAATACGAGGAGCTCAGCGACGAATGGGCTGAGGCTTTTGGCGGTAAAGAATCCCTTTTTACCGATGAGGCTCAGGCGCACATATACGGTCAGGTGGCCGGTGTCGCACGCGCTTTTAACATCACACCGATGTACTGGAAAAAATACCGTAAGGGTCAGATGACGATCCGCATGGCATTTTCCGCTATTTCACGACTGATAAAAGACGAGTGGTGGGTTAACCAGCTCAAGGCGCAGCGTATGCGCTGGCGCGAGGCACTGCTTATTGCCGCCGGTGAGGTCAACAAAGACCGTTCACCCTACGCCAGCAAAATAGCGATCCGCGATGTTCACGCGCGCCGACTGGCTAATCTCGAATACCTGAAATCCTGCGAGCTGGAAAACAAAGTCACCGGTGAACGTATCGACCTCATTAGCAAGGTCATGGGGAGTATTTCAAACCCTGAAATTCGTCGCATGGAGCTGATGAATACCATCGCCGGGATTGAGCGCTACGCGGCCAGCGCCGGTGACGTGGGGATGTTCATTACCCTGACCACACCCTCGAAATATCATCCGACCCGACAGGTCGGCAAAGGCGAAAGCAAAACGGTGCAGCTCAATCATGGATGGAACGAAACCGCATTCACGCCAAAAGACGGCCAGCGCTATCTCTGCCGAATCTGGAGCCTCATGCGCACTGCGTTCAAAGATAACGATTTAGAGGTGTACGGGATGCGTGTTGTCGAACCGCACCACGACGGAACGCCTCACTGGCACATGATGCTGTTTTGCAAACCCGGTCAGCGTAAAGCCATTAACGAAATAATGCGTCGTTATGCCCTCAAAGAGGACGGACACGAAAAGGGAGCGGCAAAACAGCGCTTTGAGTCTCGTCATCTTAATCAGGGCGGCGCGGCGGGTTATATCGCTAAATACATTGCCAAAAATATCGACGGCTACGCGCTTGACGGCCAGCTCGACCACGACACCGGCAAGCCCCTGAAAGATACTGCCGCAGCCGTCACCGCTTGGGCGTCTACATGGCGCATCCCTCAGTTTAAACCGATTGGCCTCCCGACAATGGGCGCTTACCGCGAACTGCGCAAGTTGCCGCGCGGGGTGAGTATTGCCAGCGAATTTGACGACCGCGTTGAGGCTGCGCGAGCTGCTGCTGATGAGGGCGAGTTTGACCTGTATATCATCGCGCAGGGCGGAGCAAACATTAAGCGTGATGCTCAGGCGGTCAGGGTCGCCCGTAAGGTGACGGATGAGGTCAACGAATACGAGGAAGATATCGAGAGGGTTGTCGGGATTTATGCCCCTCACCTCGGGGCTCACCGTGTCCATGTAACCCGTACAGCCGAATGGCGCATCGTTCCAAAGGTTTTGGCCGTTGAGCCTTTGACCTTAAAAAGCGGCTCTGCCGCGCCTCGGAGTCCTGTCAATAACTGTGGAAAGCTCACCGGCGGTGGCGATCCAGTTATGACCCCCACACCGTCTGAGCAAGCCGCAGCGGTGTTAAATCTGATTGAGCGCGGGGTTATCGGCTGGAATGAGCCGGACGTCGTGAAAGTGCTTAACGGGGCGTTAAAAGCTGGCGCACCGCGCAAAAATCGGCAGCAAAGAAGCAATGCGCCGCTCAAAACCAGCGAGCAAGCGCCATCAGCCAGGATGACAAAACCCGAAAGGGATCGCGTTGCAAAAATTCGTTTCGATTTGGCTCAGGAGGGCATTACCCCGGAACGGTGGGAGCTCGATGCGCTGGCGCGTGGGGCTACGGTGATTTATGGCGATAAAAAATTCAAATATGCGGCTGCTGATGAGTGGCCGGGGTTTTCAATGTCTGAGGAGTAG
- a CDS encoding DUF5405 family protein, whose amino-acid sequence MSINIVIDNKFVITSDQFQFILQEKKIAKSGKNAGKEWLDTVGFYPTISKLVSGLVLHNILTGEARQFSDLEKQVEQLGQKCLEAFTDNGR is encoded by the coding sequence ATGAGCATTAATATTGTCATTGATAATAAATTCGTAATCACTAGCGACCAATTTCAGTTTATTTTGCAGGAAAAGAAAATCGCTAAATCTGGCAAAAATGCCGGTAAAGAATGGCTCGATACTGTTGGCTTTTATCCAACTATCAGCAAGCTCGTTTCCGGTCTGGTGCTGCACAACATTCTAACCGGTGAGGCTCGTCAATTTTCAGACTTAGAAAAGCAGGTCGAGCAGTTAGGTCAAAAATGTCTGGAAGCATTCACCGACAATGGCCGCTGA
- a CDS encoding DUF2732 family protein — protein MNKQISVPRSNIKALLAQATVEAQLVTATRFASALDSLIAHICKSDMNRTEIIELLGQESENIHNSILNQR, from the coding sequence ATGAATAAACAAATATCAGTACCTCGAAGCAACATCAAAGCTCTGCTAGCTCAGGCCACAGTCGAGGCGCAGTTAGTCACCGCGACCCGTTTCGCGTCGGCGCTTGATTCTCTGATAGCTCACATCTGCAAGTCTGATATGAACCGGACTGAAATTATCGAACTGTTGGGGCAGGAATCCGAAAATATTCACAACTCTATTTTAAATCAGAGATAA
- a CDS encoding replication protein B yields MAVMTLGLVQKQPAALRVIIGKHLAEPRWHDSCDFYNQMMERDRLTVCFHAQLKQRHATMRFEEMNDVDRERLACAIDELRDAFSKRRQVGASETAYISFLTVSQRRTLFLHAGLTEKEFNQPYWRINEDACYWREQLFRALRELFSLFEYAPTILTSVKPEQYLH; encoded by the coding sequence ATGGCTGTAATGACTCTTGGTTTAGTTCAAAAACAACCTGCAGCTCTGCGCGTAATAATCGGTAAGCATCTGGCAGAACCTCGCTGGCATGACTCATGCGATTTTTACAATCAGATGATGGAACGCGACCGCCTGACGGTCTGTTTTCACGCTCAGCTTAAACAGCGTCACGCGACTATGCGTTTTGAAGAAATGAACGATGTGGATCGCGAGCGTCTGGCCTGTGCGATTGACGAGCTGCGCGATGCGTTTTCTAAACGTCGTCAGGTCGGAGCCAGTGAAACGGCTTATATCAGTTTCCTGACAGTAAGCCAGCGCCGCACTTTATTCCTTCATGCCGGATTAACTGAGAAAGAGTTTAATCAGCCTTACTGGCGTATCAATGAAGATGCATGTTATTGGCGGGAGCAATTATTCCGTGCATTGCGTGAACTATTCAGCCTGTTTGAATATGCCCCAACTATTTTAACCTCTGTTAAGCCTGAGCAATATTTGCATTAA
- a CDS encoding helix-turn-helix transcriptional regulator codes for MSTAINVKLALMRESERLNRKQFAEITGVPYSSLTYYESGRTVPPTDITMKILQHPRFCKYALWFMTEQIAPESGQIAPALAHFGQELTDSQHSDQKIG; via the coding sequence ATGTCAACAGCAATCAATGTGAAGCTGGCTCTCATGCGCGAGTCAGAGAGGCTAAACCGTAAGCAATTCGCTGAAATTACAGGAGTTCCTTACAGCTCTTTAACCTATTACGAAAGCGGAAGAACCGTTCCGCCAACAGATATCACCATGAAAATTCTGCAACACCCCCGTTTCTGTAAGTACGCCCTTTGGTTTATGACAGAACAAATAGCACCTGAATCCGGGCAGATTGCACCGGCGCTCGCACACTTTGGGCAAGAGTTAACAGACTCGCAGCACTCAGACCAAAAGATTGGCTAA
- a CDS encoding tyrosine-type recombinase/integrase yields MTIKKLDDGRYEVDIRPAGRNGKRIRRKFDKKSEAIAFEKHTQYNHHNKDWLAKPTDKRHLSELTKIWWELKGKHEDHGKSNLGKIEIFTKITDDPCAFQITKSVISQYTAARRSQGVKPSSINRDLTCLSGMFTALIDAELFFGEHPFRGMKRLKEDKPETGYLTQDEIALLLSKLDGDNKKIAILCLSTGARWSEAARLKAENVIHNRCTFVKTKTNKPRTVPISEEVAELVAGNRRGFLFPDANYPAFRRLMKELKPDLPAGQATHALRHSFATHFMINGGSIITLQRILGHSRIEQTMVYAHFAPEYLQDAISLNPLRGGVNTDSVHTVSTL; encoded by the coding sequence ATGACAATTAAGAAGCTCGATGATGGTCGATATGAAGTGGACATCAGACCTGCCGGGCGCAACGGAAAGCGCATCCGCAGGAAGTTCGACAAGAAAAGCGAGGCCATCGCTTTTGAAAAACATACCCAATACAACCACCACAACAAAGATTGGTTAGCGAAACCGACAGATAAGCGGCATCTATCCGAGTTAACTAAAATCTGGTGGGAGCTGAAGGGTAAACATGAGGATCACGGTAAATCTAATCTTGGGAAAATTGAGATTTTCACAAAGATAACCGATGACCCTTGTGCGTTCCAGATTACTAAATCTGTGATAAGTCAGTACACCGCAGCACGTAGGTCACAAGGCGTTAAGCCATCCAGTATTAACCGTGACTTAACTTGTCTTAGCGGAATGTTTACCGCCCTCATAGATGCAGAGTTGTTTTTCGGTGAACACCCGTTCCGGGGAATGAAAAGGCTAAAAGAAGATAAACCGGAAACGGGGTATCTTACTCAGGATGAGATTGCCCTTCTGCTATCGAAACTGGATGGTGACAACAAGAAAATTGCGATTCTATGCCTCAGCACAGGGGCAAGATGGAGCGAAGCGGCGCGGCTCAAAGCGGAAAATGTTATTCACAACCGCTGCACGTTTGTCAAAACCAAAACAAACAAGCCACGCACCGTCCCCATATCGGAAGAAGTTGCCGAGTTAGTTGCAGGAAACAGGCGAGGTTTTCTTTTTCCGGATGCTAATTACCCGGCTTTCAGGCGGCTAATGAAGGAGTTAAAACCGGATTTACCTGCGGGTCAGGCAACACACGCATTGCGGCATAGTTTCGCTACGCACTTTATGATTAATGGCGGGAGTATTATCACATTGCAAAGGATTCTCGGTCATTCGCGCATTGAGCAAACCATGGTCTATGCGCACTTTGCACCTGAGTATCTACAGGATGCGATTTCGCTGAACCCGTTACGAGGTGGTGTGAACACAGATAGTGTCCACACTGTGTCCACACTGTAG
- a CDS encoding DUF523 domain-containing protein yields the protein MMNKILVSACLMGFRVRYNGSEKARMNEQLARWHQEQRLVIHCPELAAGLPVPRPPAEIMSADGKDVMHGQARILEDTGQDVTEHYQLAAWLALRAAQASGCSAALLTDGSPTCGSEFIYDGSFRGIQKAGRGVAASLLAEHGIAVFSERQIDELIAWVEEREGKK from the coding sequence ATGATGAATAAAATTTTGGTAAGCGCTTGCCTGATGGGCTTCAGGGTCCGTTATAACGGAAGTGAAAAAGCGCGAATGAATGAGCAACTCGCTCGCTGGCACCAGGAACAACGTCTGGTTATCCACTGCCCTGAACTTGCGGCCGGGCTGCCTGTGCCTCGTCCTCCGGCAGAGATTATGTCCGCTGATGGCAAAGACGTGATGCACGGACAAGCCAGAATTCTTGAAGATACAGGGCAGGATGTGACTGAACATTATCAGCTTGCAGCCTGGCTCGCGCTACGCGCTGCTCAGGCGTCGGGGTGTAGCGCCGCATTGTTAACCGATGGCAGCCCAACGTGCGGCAGTGAGTTTATTTATGACGGTTCTTTTCGCGGTATACAGAAAGCCGGGAGGGGGGTTGCTGCATCGTTGCTTGCAGAGCATGGGATCGCCGTGTTCTCAGAGAGGCAAATCGACGAACTTATTGCCTGGGTTGAGGAAAGAGAAGGCAAAAAATAA
- the yegS gene encoding lipid kinase YegS, which translates to MATYPDSLLILNGKSAGNDLLRQAIIGLRDEGARIHVRVTWEKGDAARYIDEGLALGVSTIISGGGDGTINEIASALIGLPPADRPVMGILPLGTANDFATSAGIPEDLEKALQLAILGKATAVDIAQVNDKTCFINMATGGFGTRITSETPEKLKAALGGVSYLIHGLMRMDTLKPDRCEIRGEDFQWQGDALVIGIGNGRQAGGGQQLCPEALINDGQLQLRIFTGDGLLPALFTTLTQPEESPNIIAGKSAWFEVNAPHGMTFNLDGEPLSGTQFRIEVLPGALQCRLPPDCVLLR; encoded by the coding sequence ATGGCAACCTATCCAGACAGTTTATTGATTCTCAATGGCAAAAGTGCGGGCAACGATCTGTTGCGTCAGGCGATTATTGGCCTGCGTGACGAAGGCGCGCGTATCCACGTCAGAGTGACGTGGGAAAAAGGCGACGCGGCACGCTACATCGACGAAGGCTTAGCGTTAGGCGTCAGCACCATTATTTCCGGCGGCGGCGACGGCACCATCAATGAGATCGCCTCTGCGCTTATTGGCCTGCCCCCGGCAGACCGCCCGGTGATGGGCATTTTACCCCTTGGTACTGCCAATGATTTTGCCACCAGCGCCGGGATCCCGGAAGATTTAGAAAAGGCGCTCCAGCTGGCGATCCTCGGCAAAGCCACCGCCGTGGATATCGCCCAGGTGAATGATAAAACCTGCTTTATCAATATGGCGACCGGCGGGTTCGGCACGCGCATCACCAGCGAAACGCCGGAAAAACTGAAGGCGGCGCTGGGCGGCGTATCATACCTGATCCACGGCCTGATGCGCATGGACACCCTTAAGCCGGACCGCTGCGAAATTCGCGGCGAGGATTTTCAGTGGCAGGGTGACGCGCTGGTGATTGGGATTGGCAATGGCCGCCAGGCAGGCGGCGGGCAGCAGCTCTGTCCGGAGGCGCTAATCAATGACGGTCAACTACAGCTGCGTATTTTCACCGGCGACGGCCTGCTGCCCGCGCTGTTTACCACGCTGACGCAGCCGGAAGAGAGCCCGAATATCATCGCCGGGAAATCGGCGTGGTTTGAGGTGAATGCTCCGCACGGGATGACCTTTAACCTCGACGGAGAGCCGCTGAGCGGGACGCAGTTCCGCATTGAGGTGCTGCCCGGCGCGCTGCAGTGTCGGCTACCGCCGGACTGTGTGCTTTTGCGCTGA